The DNA region AGCATCAGAAGAAGTTTTAGTCATATTAATAATAATTAAATATTTCCCTTTAAAATATCTAACAAATGACGCTGCAGGATATACTAATAATGAAGTTCCTGCTATTATTAACATGTCTGCTTTATTTATAGCTTCCATTGTTTTAAAAATTAATTCATTATCAAGTGCTTCTTCATATAATGTTACATCAGGCTTTACTATTCCATCACATTTAATACATTTAGGTATTCCATTTGAATTATCTACATATTTTAAATCATAAAATTCACCACACAAAGTACAAT from Oceanivirga salmonicida includes:
- a CDS encoding Sir2 family NAD-dependent protein deacetylase yields the protein TSLAKMEKKGKLKVVITQNIDGLHQLAGSKNVLEIHGSIQRNHCTLCGEFYDLKYVDNSNGIPKCIKCDGIVKPDVTLYEEALDNELIFKTMEAINKADMLIIAGTSLLVYPAASFVRYFKGKYLIIINMTKTSSDAYADLVIRDKIGEVLSKLNI